Below is a window of Camelina sativa cultivar DH55 chromosome 11, Cs, whole genome shotgun sequence DNA.
taaaaacttatataataaattaaaatataattaaaataatataaaagtgaTATGTAGAGTAGAAAACTTCTTAAAGAgatatttttagtgttttctcCCAAGACactattttcttctctcttcaatgGAATcttacaattatattaaaaaaatattaaacatactCATAATATGATGGTGATTAGAAGATGTGGAATCAATTaaacgaaggaaaaaaaaaacttgaatctCAATCGTATGATCAAATGTTGTAATATgaaccattatttttttttcctttttcttttatatatgctCATATCTAGATCCAATTcattctatattatatatagattgacacaagaagaaaataaacaagaaaaatcttAGATACCTCTAAAGAAAACATGTCTGGTAATGATCTCTCAATTAACAAACAATATGACGTATCTAGAAAACTAACATAGgacattaaattattttggtatGAAACTAGTGTTAATTAGATAAATTCAAAACGTCTTGGCTTTGATGGTTAtctatacaaatttttttgttaagaagaagaatcattaaTTGGAGCTAAGAGCAGCAAACCCACCACCCCTCATCATTTGCTTGAACTCCTTAAAATTAACCATACCATCTCCATCAACGTCAACCTTACTTATCATTTTCTTGCAATCTTCAAGTGTTCTTCCTTGCTTCAACCCCATTGATGCAAGCACTGACCTCAGCTCTTCATCTGTAATGAATCCATCACCATTTTGATCAAATACTCTAAATGCTTCCCTCatgtcctcttcttcctctttctcttccacCATTTCTTGATACAACGATCCAAATTCATCAATATCCATGAACCCGTCTCCATTCACATCCATCTTCTCTATCATTTCCTTGATTTCATTTTCAGGGACCATGATTCCCACGCTTTTAAAGAAATCTTTCAGCTCGTTCTTTGCAATCTTCCCGTCTCCATTCTTATCGAACATTTGGAATACTCTACTTAGTTCTCCACGATccatgtttattgaaaacctatataatttttaagccaaaaaactaatggagaagaaaaattaaGATCTAGACATAAATTCTAAAAGGAAACCCTAATCAAGTCAAATTttgtaacagaaaaaaaaagttaagcaaAAGATATCGTGAAAtgacataaaatttacaacaaaaaaaaaagaatgagatgAGAGAGAGCTTAACGGGTTCTGTTGATAAATTCAATACTTTTGGATCCTTCATTTTTGTCGTTggataaaaatagttatatattcCCTAAAATAGACTACGTGAAccatctaatttttttacaattaagGAGAACCTCAAAAGCTTATTAACCATAATCACTCGCCGAGCAATGTAAGTAGAACTtagtgcatttttttttgtttgcaaaatagCACCTTTAAACTGTAAATTTTTTGAATTCAACTTTCCATGTAATATTGGGAAAAGGAGGCCGTTTATGAACCTCAAGTATTTTTTAGGTACCTAATGATATTCctttattttaccatgttttagTTTGCATTTGGTCTCTGTTAGGACTTCTGTTTCTTAAGTTTTAGAGTCTTTATTTCCTACTTTGTGCAttttgaagaaacagagtatctGTAAGAGTTACAAGCTGTGTTGGAATGTACCTGAAGGACTTCAGACGAAGCGGGAAAGTGTCAAGTGGTTTCTGCCAGCACAACACATTGGAGACAGTGCGGCACATCGAGTTTGGAGATGGGAAGCATGGGCGAAAAAGGTGTCAGCCTAAAAAGTGTTTGTTGGAAGCTACAACAAGTGGGTTACTAAAGTCAACATAATGATGAAGAACTTCTCAGGACATGTTGGGTAAAGAGAAGTGCTGTGAAAGGACATGAAGCATGGAAGAACCCGCTGAATAAAGTGGAGTGTGAGACATTGGTTGAACTCTATATAAGAGAAAGAATCACTATTTGTTAGGGTCATCAATTTAGGAAGAGAAAAATGTGAGGTTAGATTTGAGCAAAGAAAAGCTTTCTGCTCAAGGGTTTCATTGGTGAGTGAACAAACGAGAGAGAGCATAGATGTCGCTGTGTAGGTAAGGTTGGGTAGATTAGGATTGATTCAGTGGCAAACCACATGTTGTGGTGTTGTATAAAACTGATCAAACAAGCTTGTAAGATAGTTTTTTGAGAAATTCTTAATAAAAGCTCAAGTTACTTATATTTTGGTGTTCTTGTTGTAGTATTCAAGGTTCTAGTTAtttcagttggtatcagagcaggaaACCGATCTGAGCATGTCGTCTCTACACAGGTTAGATTCTAAGTTATGGAATCGAATACTGATGGGTTGGGTACAAGTAAGAACATCGTGTTGGATACTAAAAGATATGGATATTGGAAAGTTCGAATGACACAACTCATCAGAGGCCAAGGAGAAGATGTGTGGACAGCGGTGGAAGAAGGTTGGGAAGCTCCGTACGATATAACAGAAGATGGAGTTAAAATTCCAAAACCTAAAGCCAGATGGACTACTGACGAGAAGAATCTATCAAAATTCAACGCAAGAGCCATGAACGCGATTTTCTCTGGTGTAAGTCTGCAAAGCAAGCTTAGGATATTCTTCAACAATCTCATGAAGGAACATCAAGTGTCATGAGAACGAGACTTGATATGTTGGCTACCCAGTTTGAATGTTTGAAGATGGCTCCTGATGAAACGATTGTGAAGTTTAGCTCAAAGATCAGCGCCATAGCCAATGAAGCAGAAGTTCTTGGTAAGACCTAAAAGGATCAAAAACTAGTAAAGATACTACTGAGGTGTCTTCCAGCCAAATATGCTGCTGAGAAGGCTGTAATGAGGGTAGCTGGTAATACTGAATCAAAGACGTTTGCTGAACTGGTTGGTTTACTGAAATCTGAAGAAATGGAAGCTGATGAAGACAAAGCTAAAACATCTAAAAGCATTGCGTTCCAAGCTGATCAAAAACCTGACCAGTTTCAGGAAATCAAGGATAGCATGGCCTTGCTGGCCATAAACTTTGGTAAAGCACTAAAAAAGGTTGAGAGAAACAACAACCGAGATGGGCGATGTTGGAGTAATTCGGAAGGAGAAAAACCCAGTGGTAGAGCATCAAAACCAAACGCTGACTACTCAGCAAAGAGAAAGGAGATTCAATGCTATGAGTGTGGAGGTTATGGTCACATCAAACCTGAGTGTCCAGTTACCAAACGAAATGAGTTAAAATGCCTTGAGTGCAAAGATATGGGACACACAAAGTTTGAATGTCCTAATAAAACCAGGTCAAAGGAGAAATCTCTGTTGAGCTTCAGTGACTCTGAAtctgatgaagaaggagaagagcttCTCAACTTTGTTGCTTTTACAGCCAGTGGTGAAAATGTCCAGATTGGAGCTGATTCTGATTCAGAGAGTGATGAAGAAGTGAATCCTAAGGAGGAATACAAAATTCTATATGATAGTTGGGTTCAGCTAAGCAAGGATAAACTTAAGTTTATTTAAGAAAAGCTCACTTTAGAATCTAAACTTGAATCATCTTATGAAGATGCAACTGAAAAGGTTAATCATGCTTCTCTTAGTGAAAAGGATCAATCAACTAAAGGACTTCTTCAGAAGCTGAGCAACCTACAAGaagagttttacaaagaaaaaggaagagccACAGTACTTGAAAAGGAGTTAAATGAAAAACACAAACAGATCAGGATGCTGAACAGTGGAACTAAGGATCTGGACAAGATCTTGTCTATGGGAAGGATAAATGTCTCACATAGAGGTCTAGGATATCAAGGAAATTCTGGAGTCTCAAGTAATCTGACTGTTCAACCTGTCAACTTTGTAAGTGCTAGCcgtttaaaagaaaaagcagaTACATCCACCAACACAAAGGAAGAAGGTTCAGTGGCAAAGAGATCAGAAAAGAGACAGAATCATCTTCCTAAGGATGATTTCAGGAAGGTCATAAGGAGAAGGACATATGGATGTGATCAGTGTAGAGGCAGTCATCGAATAGAACACTGCTACAGTTTTAAGAAAAAGGTCAATCAGCTGTGGAATCTCAACAAGTGTTATCTGGAACCAGCAAAGTTCTGCTCTGTATGGATCTCAAAGAAAGATCTGTATAGTGACTTTAATACAGAATCATCGAACCTCGAGTTAAAGAAGATgtatgaagaggatgatgagatCTACTCAAGATGCAATCTCAGGAGTATCACTGGTGGGTCTGAAGAAAAAGTCACTGAGTCCATAAACTTGAGGTGCAATCTAAGTCTAATCGAGTTTGAAGAAATTGACATTCAAGCCAATGTAGCATACTCATCGACATGATCATCTGAAGTAAACTTTGGTACTTTGACAGTGGATGCTCAAGACATATGACAGGAGATCAAGCTGCTTTGGATGAATTCACACCTATTCTAGGTGGAAAAGTCACCTTTGGAGATGGAGGAAATGGTCAAATCAAAGGAAAATGGATGATTGATAGATCAAACCAACCACAACTGGCGAATGTGTACTTTGTTGATGGACTTCGTGCAAACCTGATCAACATCAGCCAACTCTGTGATGATGGACTTATGGTCACATTCACAAAAATTGAATGCAATGCGTATGATGAGAATGGAAACAAGGTTTTGTCTGGGGTCCGATCAGGAAACAATTACTACATGTGGAGAGAGTCAGAGACATGCTTATCGGCTACAGTATCAAAACTTGATTTGTGGCATAGACGCCTTGGCCACATCAACACTAAGAGTTTAATCAAGATTGTAAAGGCTAATGTTGTCAGAGGAGTACCAAAACATGATGGAAAATCTGATGTTATTTGCGATGCCTGcagtaaagaaaaacaaatcaaggtACAACAACACAAGAAAGTCACTGAGATTGGTTCGAAAAGGATTTTGGAGCTGGTGCACATGGACCTTATGGGGCCAGTACAAACTGGGAGCGTGAATGGAAAAGGTACACTTTTGTACTTGTTGATGATTTCTCCAGATTCACTTGGGTTagatttttgagagaaaaattaGAATCTGTTGAGAGCTTCAGGATCTTAGCATTGCAACTTCAGACTGAAAAAGGACCCATTGTTCAAATCATAAGTGATCATGGTGGAGAGTTTCAGAATGAAGAATTTGAACAATTTTGCAACTCACAGGGGATACGCCATCAATATTCTGCTCCAAGGACACCACAACAAGATGGGATTGTtgaaaggaagaacaaaacgCTTCAAGAAATGGCAAGAGCCATGATTCACGGCAACAATGTGTCTCTTAGGTTCTGGGCTGAAGCTATAAACACTGCTTGCTACATCATCAATCGTGTTTATGTGAAGCCAAACACCAACACCACTCAATATGAAATATGGAAAGGGAAAACTCCAAATCTATGCTATTTTCACACATTTGGGTGTATCTGTTACATTCTGAATGACAAAGATCATCTGGGGAAGTTTGATTCTAGGAGTGATGAGGGATTTTTTTGGGATATGCTACAAACAGTATGGCCAAACGTCTTAAGAGAGTTGAAGAATCTGTCAATGTGGTGTTCGATGATAGAACACCTACTCAGGAATTTCTTGTTGCTTATGATGATGAAGACCAATTAACTCTTGAGCAAGAAAAGACAGAAAatgttcaagaagaagaaagaaaagccGCTCAAGGATTAGCTGCAGATACAAGGGTAGTACTCTTGCAGGTTCCTAAAAATCACTCAGAATCAGATGTGATTGGAAATCTAAGAGGTCAAAGAAACAAGAGGAGTCCATATAAACTTCAGAGAAATGCTGCAACACTCATGCTTTGTCTCAACACTGGAACCTTCTGACATCTTTGCAGCCTTAGAAGATGAGTTTTGGTTTGCAGCCTGCCATGAGAAAATCAACCAATTTGATCGTCATGAGGTTTGGGAT
It encodes the following:
- the LOC104723888 gene encoding calmodulin-like protein 2 produces the protein MDRGELSRVFQMFDKNGDGKIAKNELKDFFKSVGIMVPENEIKEMIEKMDVNGDGFMDIDEFGSLYQEMVEEKEEEEDMREAFRVFDQNGDGFITDEELRSVLASMGLKQGRTLEDCKKMISKVDVDGDGMVNFKEFKQMMRGGGFAALSSN